A part of Geothrix oryzae genomic DNA contains:
- a CDS encoding uroporphyrinogen decarboxylase family protein — MNSLERVLAALQGQPSDRPPFLLNLSLYGSRLTGAPVKAHFADPAVFAEGQMAVRETFGPDLLLSPFLVSALGEAFGSRAGGPLEQAPNIRAFAADSASAALRLPLPDVDGHPRLLYLRETIRILARKYEGEVPVIGLLVSPPDLPPLIIGLEAWLDALLFRPEEARALLDRCTDFFVQLGTAMLQDGATALALTANLANRFMVPAEVVTGLSRPALERAFSQIPGPIIVHHGGCPLVPHLADFRGLPQVVGFLVDAGEDLAAARAILGPGPLLLGNLDGPGLADLSPEQVRGLCERALDAGSPDPQFILATSGADVPLETPPDCLQAITEAICLAGGGLR, encoded by the coding sequence ATGAACAGCCTCGAACGCGTGCTCGCCGCGCTTCAGGGGCAGCCCTCGGACCGGCCTCCCTTCCTGCTCAACCTGAGCCTCTACGGATCCCGGCTCACGGGAGCCCCGGTGAAGGCGCACTTCGCCGACCCGGCGGTGTTCGCCGAAGGACAGATGGCTGTCCGGGAGACCTTCGGCCCCGACCTGCTGCTGAGCCCCTTCCTGGTGTCGGCGCTCGGCGAGGCCTTCGGCAGCCGGGCCGGAGGCCCTCTCGAGCAGGCCCCGAATATCCGGGCCTTCGCCGCGGATTCCGCCTCGGCGGCGCTCCGGCTGCCGCTGCCCGATGTGGACGGCCATCCCAGGCTGCTCTACCTGCGCGAGACCATCCGGATCCTCGCCCGGAAATACGAGGGCGAGGTCCCCGTCATCGGGCTCCTGGTGAGCCCCCCCGACCTGCCCCCCCTCATCATCGGCCTGGAGGCCTGGCTGGATGCCCTGCTCTTCCGACCGGAGGAGGCCCGCGCACTCCTCGACCGCTGCACGGACTTTTTCGTGCAGTTGGGGACGGCCATGCTCCAGGACGGCGCCACCGCCCTGGCCCTGACGGCCAACCTGGCGAACCGCTTCATGGTTCCCGCCGAGGTCGTGACCGGCCTCTCCCGGCCGGCGCTGGAACGGGCCTTCAGCCAGATCCCCGGCCCCATCATCGTCCACCACGGGGGCTGTCCCCTCGTCCCCCACCTCGCGGATTTCAGGGGTCTCCCCCAGGTCGTGGGCTTCCTGGTGGATGCCGGGGAAGACCTGGCCGCGGCCCGGGCCATCCTCGGCCCCGGTCCCCTGCTGCTGGGGAACCTCGACGGACCCGGCCTGGCGGACCTTTCCCCCGAGCAGGTCCGCGGCCTCTGCGAGCGGGCCCTGGACGCGGGCTCCCCGGATCCCCAATTCATCCTGGCGACCTCCGGCGCGGATGTGCCGCTGGAAACTCCACCCGACTGCCTCCAGGCCATCACCGAGGCCATCTGCCTGGCCGGGGGAGGCCTGCGGTGA
- a CDS encoding hybrid sensor histidine kinase/response regulator, protein MTTGDAMRPPDSAAVQFMILDFLEEILKFSESPGEMGQFLTRQLREVMGARIVVLLQHGPGPESGPARIVALKPERARTPALLDGLDQLVQLYPDAHEATFLIKRTAEPRSAALLEGLGLESLSMTPLRVGDRRVGTLFALDHLDLYRSDDVVRLLKVLSPVFALILRNTVHFESQEAKVLAQAEEYQALLQTNLDGFLVVAGDGRILDANGAYLQMSGYSLDDIRGRHITDMDANESRQETDNHSEKMKREGSDRFRALHRRKDGTTYPVEVSTTYVPGRNMLIGFIRDLTEREAAESALRASEAHHRELVEILGEGVAITDRHETVVMANREADRIFGVDHNQLVGQNLRPYLDESDWLRVVDHTLRRLDGHTDSYQVRIRRPDGIRRILQLTATPRRDADGQFTGSLAVFRDVTEELKTQEALRVAQKMESLGNLAGGLAHDMNNVLGAILGLATTHLDLQPEGSRLHATFETITKACLRGRNMVKSLLDFARKDMAGERSVPVNRLIQEEARLLERTIPPNIAITLDLSPSVEGILGDADALSLMLMNLCVNAVDAMTEGGRLTLSTRLHDGQVVVTVADSGTGMAPETLERALEPFFTTKPQGKGTGLGLSLVYSTVKAHHGELNIQSWSGQGTSIEMRFPAVETRSEPAGPGTSGPSASAQPLNILLVDDDELIRSAVSAQLEAMGHQATLTDCGEDAMALLDRGLRPSVIILDMNMPGWGGTGTLPKLRAALPEVPILLSTGRADQQAIDLAHAHPGVTILAKPFSFRELQAAFAEILPGG, encoded by the coding sequence ATGACGACCGGTGACGCCATGCGACCTCCCGACAGCGCCGCCGTCCAGTTCATGATTCTGGACTTCCTCGAGGAGATCCTGAAGTTCTCGGAGAGCCCCGGCGAGATGGGCCAGTTCCTGACGCGCCAGCTCCGCGAGGTGATGGGCGCCCGCATCGTGGTGCTCCTGCAGCACGGGCCCGGCCCCGAGAGCGGGCCCGCCCGGATCGTGGCCCTCAAACCCGAACGGGCCCGGACCCCCGCCCTGCTGGACGGCCTGGACCAGCTCGTCCAGCTCTACCCAGACGCCCACGAGGCCACCTTCCTGATCAAGCGCACCGCCGAGCCCCGATCCGCCGCGCTCCTCGAAGGGCTCGGCCTCGAGTCCCTGAGCATGACCCCCCTGCGGGTGGGGGATCGGCGCGTGGGCACGCTCTTCGCGTTGGATCACCTCGACCTCTACCGTTCCGACGATGTCGTCCGTCTGCTCAAGGTGCTGTCGCCCGTCTTCGCCCTCATCCTGCGGAACACGGTCCACTTCGAATCCCAGGAGGCCAAGGTCCTGGCCCAAGCCGAGGAGTACCAGGCCCTGCTTCAGACCAACCTGGACGGATTCCTCGTGGTGGCGGGCGACGGGCGGATCCTCGACGCGAACGGAGCCTACCTGCAGATGTCGGGGTACTCGCTGGACGACATCCGGGGCCGGCACATCACCGACATGGATGCGAACGAATCCCGCCAGGAGACCGACAACCACAGCGAGAAGATGAAGCGCGAAGGCTCGGACCGCTTCAGGGCCCTGCACCGGCGCAAGGACGGAACCACCTACCCGGTGGAGGTGTCGACGACCTATGTTCCCGGCCGGAACATGCTCATCGGCTTCATCCGGGATCTCACCGAGCGGGAGGCGGCCGAATCCGCGCTCCGCGCCAGCGAGGCGCACCACCGGGAACTCGTGGAGATCCTCGGCGAAGGCGTGGCCATCACGGACCGCCACGAGACCGTGGTCATGGCCAACCGCGAAGCCGACCGCATCTTCGGTGTCGATCACAACCAGCTGGTCGGCCAGAACCTCCGGCCGTACCTGGATGAATCCGACTGGTTGCGGGTCGTGGATCACACCCTGCGAAGGCTCGACGGACACACTGACTCCTACCAGGTGCGGATCCGGCGCCCCGACGGGATCCGGCGCATCCTCCAGCTCACCGCCACGCCCAGGCGCGATGCGGACGGCCAGTTCACCGGCAGCCTCGCGGTCTTCCGCGATGTCACGGAGGAGCTCAAGACCCAGGAGGCCCTGCGCGTGGCCCAGAAGATGGAGAGCCTGGGCAACCTGGCGGGCGGCCTGGCCCACGACATGAACAATGTGCTGGGGGCGATCCTCGGGCTCGCGACCACGCACCTCGACCTCCAGCCCGAGGGCAGCCGGCTCCACGCCACCTTCGAGACCATCACCAAGGCCTGCCTGAGGGGGCGGAACATGGTGAAGAGCCTCCTGGATTTCGCGCGGAAGGACATGGCCGGGGAACGCTCCGTGCCCGTCAACCGCCTCATCCAGGAGGAGGCCCGCCTCCTGGAGCGGACCATCCCGCCGAACATCGCCATCACGCTGGATCTCAGCCCCAGCGTGGAGGGCATCCTCGGCGACGCCGACGCGCTCAGCCTCATGCTGATGAACCTGTGCGTGAATGCCGTGGATGCCATGACCGAAGGCGGCCGCCTCACCTTGAGCACCCGGCTCCATGACGGGCAGGTGGTGGTGACCGTGGCGGATTCGGGAACCGGCATGGCCCCGGAAACCCTCGAGCGCGCCCTCGAACCCTTCTTCACCACCAAGCCCCAGGGCAAGGGCACGGGCCTGGGCCTCTCCCTGGTCTACAGCACGGTGAAGGCGCACCACGGGGAACTGAACATCCAGAGCTGGTCCGGCCAGGGAACCAGCATCGAGATGCGGTTCCCCGCCGTGGAAACCCGGAGCGAACCGGCAGGCCCGGGAACCTCCGGGCCGAGCGCGTCGGCCCAGCCCTTGAACATCCTCCTGGTGGACGACGACGAGCTCATCCGTTCCGCGGTTTCAGCCCAATTGGAGGCCATGGGCCACCAGGCCACGCTGACGGACTGCGGCGAGGACGCCATGGCGCTGCTGGACCGGGGCCTGCGGCCCTCCGTCATCATCCTCGACATGAACATGCCGGGCTGGGGGGGCACCGGCACCCTTCCCAAGCTGCGGGCGGCCCTGCCGGAAGTCCCCATCCTGCTGTCCACGGGGCGAGCCGATCAGCAGGCCATCGACCTGGCCCACGCCCACCCCGGCGTGACCATCCTGGCCAAGCCCTTCAGCTTCCGGGAGCTCCAGGCCGCCTTCGCCGAGATCCTGCCGGGCGGCTGA
- a CDS encoding mechanosensitive ion channel family protein — protein sequence MPILATTLQTFAFATHGLWERAQNLGLVLLTCLALLWGVSLVVRAVRRAVDDGNDGVTSDAERRAETLGSVLTNAARALVVAFFLLMTLQEFGVNIGPLVAGAGVAGVALGFGAQSLVKDVISGFFLLLENQFGVGDIINVDDKHIGTVERMTLRVTQVRDSEGRAHFVPNGSIVRVVVLSKDFARARVEVEVGYDTDPDRAFEVLKDIGRKLHADRPDQVLEPLEVKGIETLGASGFTILTLTKTAPGAQWEVARELRHRILLAFREAGIEIPYPQRVVHHRGEGTVPGMESGD from the coding sequence ATGCCCATCCTTGCCACGACCCTGCAGACCTTCGCCTTCGCCACCCACGGCCTCTGGGAGAGAGCCCAGAACCTGGGTCTGGTGCTCCTGACCTGCCTGGCGCTGCTGTGGGGGGTCTCCCTGGTGGTCCGCGCGGTGCGCCGGGCCGTGGATGACGGGAATGACGGAGTGACCTCAGACGCCGAACGGCGGGCGGAGACCCTGGGCTCGGTGCTGACCAACGCGGCCCGCGCGCTCGTGGTGGCCTTCTTCCTGCTGATGACGCTGCAGGAATTCGGCGTGAACATCGGGCCCCTGGTGGCCGGCGCGGGCGTGGCGGGCGTGGCCCTGGGCTTCGGTGCCCAGAGCCTGGTGAAGGATGTCATCAGCGGGTTCTTCCTCCTGCTGGAGAACCAGTTTGGCGTGGGCGACATCATCAATGTGGACGACAAACACATCGGCACCGTGGAGCGCATGACCCTGCGCGTGACCCAGGTGCGGGATTCGGAGGGCCGCGCCCACTTCGTGCCCAACGGCTCCATCGTGCGCGTGGTGGTGCTGTCCAAGGACTTCGCCCGGGCCCGGGTGGAGGTGGAGGTGGGCTACGACACGGACCCCGACCGGGCCTTCGAGGTGCTGAAGGACATCGGCCGGAAGCTGCACGCAGACCGCCCCGACCAGGTGCTGGAGCCGCTGGAGGTGAAGGGCATCGAGACCCTCGGGGCCAGCGGGTTCACCATCCTGACCCTCACCAAGACCGCCCCGGGGGCCCAGTGGGAGGTGGCCCGGGAGCTGCGCCACCGCATCCTCCTCGCCTTCCGGGAGGCCGGTATCGAGATCCCCTATCCCCAGCGGGTGGTGCACCACCGGGGCGAAGGGACTGTCCCGGGAATGGAATCCGGCGACTGA
- a CDS encoding proline iminopeptidase-family hydrolase, translating into MRRLFVLLLTLVLGSAEASAQKAPSLRSYFADPSAVREGGVKVISIQTPKGPFKVWTKRFGNNPRIKLLLLHGGPGSTHEYFESMEGFLPAEGIEFIYYDQLGSARSDQPKDHDLWTTERFVEEVEQVRKALGLDRSNFYLLGHSWGGILAAEYALKYGANLKGLIISNMMMSIPDYNRYAAEVLAKGMDPAVVKEVKDLEAKGQYENPRYMELLVPHFYAKHLCRLPEWPDAFKRSSAHANNDIYVLMQGPSEFGASGRLEKWDRKADLPKLGMPTLVIGAAHDTMDPAHMKWVAGQVQHGSFLLCPNGSHMAMWDDQRTYNLGLIRFLKETDAGRKQVVFGAP; encoded by the coding sequence ATGCGACGCCTCTTCGTCCTTCTCCTTACGCTGGTGCTCGGATCGGCAGAGGCCTCTGCCCAGAAGGCGCCCAGCCTGCGTTCCTATTTTGCGGATCCTTCGGCCGTGCGCGAGGGCGGTGTGAAGGTCATCTCCATCCAGACGCCCAAGGGCCCGTTCAAGGTCTGGACCAAGCGCTTCGGAAACAACCCCCGCATCAAGCTGCTGCTGCTCCACGGCGGCCCCGGCTCCACCCACGAGTACTTCGAATCCATGGAAGGCTTCCTGCCGGCCGAGGGCATCGAGTTCATCTACTACGACCAGCTGGGCTCGGCCCGTTCGGACCAGCCCAAGGACCACGACCTCTGGACCACGGAACGCTTCGTCGAGGAGGTCGAGCAGGTGCGGAAGGCCCTGGGCCTCGACCGCTCCAACTTCTATTTGCTGGGCCACTCCTGGGGCGGCATCCTCGCCGCGGAATACGCGCTGAAATACGGCGCGAACCTCAAGGGCCTGATCATCTCGAACATGATGATGAGCATTCCCGACTACAACCGCTATGCCGCCGAGGTGCTGGCCAAGGGCATGGACCCTGCCGTGGTGAAGGAGGTGAAGGACCTCGAGGCCAAGGGCCAGTACGAGAACCCGCGCTACATGGAGCTCCTCGTCCCCCACTTCTACGCCAAGCACCTCTGCCGCCTGCCGGAGTGGCCCGACGCCTTCAAGCGGTCTTCGGCGCACGCCAACAACGACATCTATGTCCTCATGCAGGGTCCCAGCGAATTCGGCGCCTCGGGACGGTTGGAAAAGTGGGACCGCAAGGCCGACCTGCCCAAGCTCGGCATGCCCACCCTCGTCATCGGTGCCGCCCATGACACCATGGATCCCGCCCACATGAAGTGGGTGGCCGGCCAGGTCCAGCACGGCAGCTTCCTCCTCTGTCCGAACGGCAGCCACATGGCCATGTGGGACGATCAGCGCACCTACAACCTGGGCCTCATCCGGTTCCTCAAGGAGACCGATGCGGGCCGCAAGCAAGTGGTCTTCGGCGCGCCATGA
- a CDS encoding homogentisate 1,2-dioxygenase produces MSKKETPLFPLRKGLHARQAHVDLPAGTFEEEHARQGFFGRTTHLYRLHPVTDWTRIEGPLRPHSYDLNPLADSADAKVKASMFGSTETAFAPICILHNGDVALHWVAPAAMDFFYRNADGDDVYYIHAGGGKLETTFGALVYATGDYLVIPRGTTYRFLPGEGPQRYLLIESFSEVTIPDRNQLGPNAIFDPAMVDTPELEPYEMNPKGGPREWAVHIKRESQITKVFYPFNPLDVVGWKGDLTVWRINVKDIRPVLSARYHLPPSAHSTFIANNFVICSFLPRPFEEEEGAMRVPFYHSNIDYDEVLFYSAGHFFSRDGIGAGMMTWHPQGIHHGPHPKAIPLSRTKERTDEVAVMVDAFRPLRATPAAELMENLNYWASWK; encoded by the coding sequence ATGTCCAAGAAGGAAACGCCGCTCTTCCCCCTGCGCAAGGGCCTGCATGCGCGTCAGGCCCATGTGGACCTGCCCGCCGGCACCTTCGAGGAGGAGCACGCGCGGCAGGGTTTCTTCGGGCGCACCACGCACCTCTACCGCCTGCATCCGGTCACGGACTGGACGCGCATCGAAGGTCCCCTGCGCCCCCACAGCTACGACCTGAACCCGCTGGCGGACTCCGCCGATGCCAAGGTGAAGGCCTCGATGTTCGGCTCCACGGAAACCGCCTTCGCTCCCATCTGCATCCTCCACAACGGGGATGTGGCCCTGCACTGGGTGGCACCCGCCGCCATGGACTTCTTCTACCGCAACGCCGACGGGGACGATGTCTACTACATCCACGCGGGCGGCGGCAAGCTGGAGACCACCTTCGGCGCCCTCGTCTACGCCACGGGCGACTACCTGGTGATCCCCCGCGGCACGACCTACCGCTTCCTGCCCGGCGAGGGCCCGCAGCGCTACCTGCTCATCGAGAGCTTCAGCGAAGTGACCATCCCCGACCGCAACCAGCTGGGGCCCAACGCCATTTTCGACCCCGCCATGGTGGACACGCCGGAGCTGGAGCCCTACGAGATGAACCCGAAGGGGGGGCCGCGCGAGTGGGCCGTCCACATCAAGCGCGAAAGCCAGATCACCAAGGTGTTCTACCCCTTCAACCCGCTGGATGTGGTGGGCTGGAAGGGCGATCTCACCGTGTGGCGCATCAATGTGAAGGACATCCGGCCCGTCCTCAGCGCCCGCTACCATCTGCCACCCTCGGCACACTCCACCTTCATCGCCAACAACTTCGTCATCTGCTCCTTCCTGCCTCGACCCTTCGAGGAAGAAGAAGGCGCCATGCGCGTGCCCTTCTACCACTCCAACATCGACTACGACGAAGTGCTGTTCTACTCGGCGGGCCACTTCTTCAGTCGCGATGGCATCGGCGCCGGCATGATGACCTGGCATCCCCAGGGCATCCACCACGGGCCGCACCCCAAGGCCATCCCCCTCAGCCGCACCAAAGAGCGCACCGATGAGGTGGCCGTCATGGTGGATGCCTTCCGTCCCCTCCGGGCCACGCCCGCCGCCGAGCTGATGGAGAACCTCAATTACTGGGCGAGCTGGAAGTAG
- a CDS encoding flavin reductase family protein, with translation MSHRTILPSDLNPIETNALLCSGVAPRPIALASTVSKEGIRNLSPFSFFNAFGSNPPTVAFAPNRRGRDGTVKHTYLNAVATGEFVIAAVSHAMLHPMNVASAEWPDGVDEFPKSGLTPLPARFVTPALVAESPFQMECRLQQVVELGSGPGSGLMLIGEVLAFHVREDCFAGAILHPDALDLIGRNGGAFYTRASGAAVFQVPKPAGKPLGYDALPEVLKQSRVLTANDLGQLANSPGLPDLSGLARQPGDPIAPLDLEQAIRQALASENQAEAWRLVGLRLKA, from the coding sequence ATGAGTCATCGGACGATCCTCCCCTCGGACCTGAATCCCATCGAAACCAATGCACTGCTCTGCAGCGGCGTGGCCCCCCGGCCCATCGCCCTGGCCAGCACGGTCTCGAAGGAGGGCATCCGCAACCTGTCGCCCTTCAGCTTCTTCAACGCCTTCGGCTCGAACCCGCCCACGGTGGCCTTCGCGCCCAACCGGCGGGGCCGGGACGGCACCGTGAAGCACACCTACCTGAACGCCGTGGCCACGGGCGAGTTCGTCATCGCCGCCGTGAGCCACGCCATGCTGCATCCCATGAATGTGGCCAGCGCCGAGTGGCCTGATGGCGTGGACGAATTCCCCAAGAGCGGCCTCACGCCCCTCCCCGCCCGCTTCGTGACGCCCGCCCTGGTGGCCGAGAGCCCCTTCCAGATGGAGTGCCGCCTGCAACAGGTGGTGGAACTTGGCAGCGGGCCGGGCTCCGGCCTCATGCTCATCGGTGAAGTGCTCGCCTTTCATGTGCGAGAAGACTGTTTCGCGGGCGCCATCCTTCATCCCGACGCCCTGGACCTCATCGGCCGCAACGGCGGGGCGTTCTACACCCGCGCCAGCGGCGCCGCCGTCTTCCAGGTGCCCAAGCCCGCCGGAAAGCCCCTGGGCTACGACGCCCTGCCCGAGGTCCTGAAGCAGAGCCGCGTCCTCACCGCCAACGACCTTGGCCAGCTGGCCAACAGCCCGGGCCTGCCGGACCTCTCGGGTCTGGCGCGGCAGCCGGGGGATCCGATCGCGCCCCTCGACCTTGAGCAGGCGATCCGCCAGGCCCTGGCCTCGGAAAACCAGGCCGAGGCCTGGCGCCTGGTGGGGCTGCGCCTGAAAGCCTGA
- a CDS encoding amidohydrolase family protein: MSAHARLASLAFALGTALAAQPGPPPSAEVRAFLKVDAPVVALLHARVVDGTGAPAREDQTLILRGGRIEAMGAASTVATPKGAQVLDLTGHTVLPGLVGMHNHLFYTHSIHSDEKGAAVPPGRLFAEIAHSAPRLYLACGVTTIRTTGSLEPYTDLNIKRQIDAGLLPGPKMDVTGPYLEGLEPMTPQMHGLRSPEEARRFVDFWADAGVTSFKAYMNIHRADLGAAIQAAHARGLKVTGHLGSVTWPEAMALGIDNFEHGPVYTDTEFAPGKTPDICPPVAVSWSAWLKVDVDGAEVQKLIRDLVEKKVALTSTLPVFEMMVPGRPPLQPRVLAAMSAESKASYLAARAKVRVVPNSTPEQLLKKEMAFERAFVKAGGLLLAGPDPTGMGGVLPGFGDHRELELLVEAGFTPAEAIRIYTANGAAFLGRLDRIGTLASGKQADLVVVKGDPTARIEDIEQVVTVFKDGLGYDSARLIESVRGHVGIR; encoded by the coding sequence ATGTCCGCTCACGCACGACTCGCCAGCCTGGCCTTCGCGCTCGGAACAGCCCTGGCGGCCCAGCCTGGGCCTCCACCCTCGGCCGAAGTCCGCGCCTTCCTGAAGGTGGACGCACCCGTGGTGGCCCTGCTGCATGCCCGCGTGGTGGACGGCACCGGCGCCCCTGCCCGCGAGGACCAGACCCTGATCCTCCGCGGCGGCCGCATCGAGGCCATGGGTGCCGCCTCCACCGTGGCGACGCCCAAGGGTGCGCAGGTGCTGGACCTCACGGGCCACACGGTGCTCCCGGGCCTGGTGGGCATGCACAACCACCTGTTCTACACGCACTCCATCCACAGCGACGAGAAGGGCGCCGCCGTGCCGCCGGGACGGCTCTTCGCCGAGATCGCCCACTCGGCGCCGCGCCTCTATCTGGCCTGCGGCGTCACCACCATCCGCACCACCGGCAGTCTGGAGCCCTACACGGACCTCAACATCAAGCGGCAGATCGACGCGGGCCTCTTGCCCGGGCCCAAGATGGATGTGACGGGCCCCTACCTCGAAGGCCTCGAGCCCATGACGCCGCAGATGCATGGCCTACGGAGCCCTGAGGAGGCCCGCCGCTTCGTGGATTTCTGGGCCGATGCGGGCGTCACCTCCTTCAAGGCCTACATGAACATCCACCGGGCCGACCTCGGCGCGGCCATCCAGGCCGCCCACGCCCGGGGCCTCAAGGTGACCGGGCACCTGGGTTCCGTGACCTGGCCCGAGGCCATGGCCCTGGGCATTGACAACTTCGAGCATGGCCCCGTCTACACGGACACGGAGTTCGCGCCCGGCAAGACGCCCGATATCTGCCCGCCGGTGGCGGTCTCCTGGTCCGCATGGCTCAAGGTCGATGTGGACGGAGCCGAGGTGCAGAAGCTCATCCGCGACCTGGTGGAAAAGAAGGTGGCCCTCACCTCCACCCTGCCGGTCTTCGAGATGATGGTGCCCGGCCGGCCGCCGCTCCAGCCCCGCGTGCTGGCGGCCATGTCCGCCGAGTCCAAGGCCAGCTACCTGGCGGCCCGCGCCAAGGTCCGCGTGGTTCCCAACAGCACGCCCGAGCAGCTGCTCAAGAAGGAGATGGCCTTCGAGCGGGCCTTCGTGAAGGCGGGCGGCCTGCTGCTGGCGGGCCCCGATCCCACGGGCATGGGCGGCGTGCTGCCCGGATTTGGCGACCACCGGGAGCTGGAGCTGCTGGTGGAAGCCGGCTTCACGCCCGCAGAGGCCATCCGCATCTACACGGCGAATGGTGCCGCCTTCCTGGGCCGCCTCGACCGCATCGGCACCCTGGCATCGGGTAAGCAGGCGGACCTGGTGGTGGTGAAGGGCGATCCCACCGCCCGGATCGAGGACATCGAGCAGGTGGTGACGGTCTTCAAGGACGGCCTCGGCTATGACTCCGCCAGGCTCATCGAGTCCGTGCGCGGCCATGTGGGCATCCGCTAA
- a CDS encoding DUF1638 domain-containing protein, protein MTLDPPPPRCIACSIFRREIESLQASGALDLAVDYLPSMLHMVPDRLDTRLAASLTEAGAQGQEVLIAFGDCCGHMEDFRAKPGIDRTEGINCCEIILGREAYRRLRREGAFFLMPEWALSWRQVFMSQLGLLGTNAKTFMQEMHTRLIYLDTGIQPVPWQALNEASEYLGLPVEVLPVSLDPLLASLREAARSARRHDDR, encoded by the coding sequence GTGACGCTGGATCCCCCGCCTCCGCGCTGCATCGCCTGCTCGATCTTCCGGCGGGAGATCGAATCGCTGCAGGCGTCGGGGGCGCTGGACCTGGCCGTGGACTACCTGCCCTCCATGCTCCACATGGTCCCGGACCGACTGGATACGCGCCTGGCCGCTTCGCTCACCGAGGCGGGCGCCCAAGGGCAGGAGGTCCTGATCGCGTTCGGCGACTGCTGCGGCCACATGGAGGACTTCCGGGCGAAGCCCGGCATCGACCGCACGGAAGGCATCAACTGCTGCGAGATCATCCTCGGCCGGGAGGCCTACCGGCGGCTCCGGCGCGAAGGGGCCTTTTTCCTCATGCCCGAGTGGGCCCTGTCCTGGCGGCAGGTGTTCATGAGCCAGCTCGGGCTGCTTGGCACCAACGCGAAAACCTTCATGCAGGAGATGCACACCCGGCTGATCTACCTCGACACGGGCATCCAGCCCGTGCCCTGGCAGGCCCTGAACGAGGCCTCCGAGTACCTCGGCCTGCCCGTGGAGGTCCTGCCCGTGTCCCTCGACCCGCTTCTCGCCAGCCTGCGGGAAGCGGCCCGCTCCGCGAGGCGCCATGACGACCGGTGA
- a CDS encoding cobalamin B12-binding domain-containing protein has protein sequence MDRNYSRDLLEAIQKADRAGANAVVDAWAMGRSFHRVIPELLAPTLETFGKLWAQGTGGVSLATGYVASKVAEDVLSRLLLESASRETPALPAKGPVLVGNVEDDFHPLGRKMVAAFLRAAGWEVHDLGVDIGPAQFVDMAEETGARVIGASAMMFTTAKNVAKLRDEIDRRGLRGRLQLAVGGAVFKLRPELVEAFGGDGTAASAAEAPALFERLWQQALTFEPAPGGMRP, from the coding sequence ATGGATCGGAACTACTCCCGGGACCTTCTCGAGGCCATTCAGAAGGCCGACCGGGCGGGCGCCAACGCGGTGGTCGATGCGTGGGCCATGGGCCGGTCCTTCCACCGGGTCATCCCGGAGCTCCTCGCCCCAACCCTGGAGACCTTCGGCAAGCTCTGGGCGCAGGGCACCGGTGGGGTGTCGCTCGCCACGGGCTATGTGGCCTCCAAGGTGGCCGAAGATGTGCTGTCGCGCCTGCTCCTGGAATCCGCCTCCCGCGAGACCCCCGCCCTGCCGGCGAAGGGACCGGTGCTGGTGGGGAATGTGGAGGATGATTTCCACCCCCTGGGCCGGAAGATGGTCGCGGCTTTCCTCCGGGCGGCCGGATGGGAGGTCCATGACCTGGGCGTGGACATCGGCCCCGCCCAGTTCGTGGACATGGCCGAGGAGACCGGCGCCCGCGTGATCGGGGCCTCGGCGATGATGTTCACCACGGCGAAGAATGTGGCGAAGCTCCGGGACGAGATCGACCGGCGGGGTCTCCGGGGCCGGCTCCAGCTCGCCGTCGGCGGGGCCGTGTTCAAGCTCCGGCCCGAACTCGTCGAGGCCTTCGGCGGGGACGGCACCGCCGCCAGCGCCGCCGAGGCGCCCGCCCTGTTCGAGCGCCTGTGGCAGCAGGCCCTGACCTTCGAGCCCGCCCCCGGGGGAATGCGCCCATGA